The genomic window ACGCTCATCTTCATCTTGGGATGGATGTTGCAGACGGCGCGGAAACGGCCCTGATGGTCGAACAGGACCTCCACCGACTGCCCAGGGTCCTGCACGCCGCTGTCATAATCCATGTCGCTGGCGAAGACGCGGATGTTATGGACGCGTGTATCCTCGTTATGGATGACCAGGGTGCCGCCCTTGCGCAGGCGGACGGCGGCGGCACTGAAGGCGGTATCCCGCTGCGTCACCTCCAGCCGGGCGGGTGCGGGGCCGGCGGTGACGGGACCGGGATCGGTGGCCGGCACGGCGTTCACATGCACCGGCAGAGCCGCGGGATCGGCGTTCAACGTGCCCAGGAAGGCCAGGATGTCGGTCTGTTCGGCATCGGTCAGGTCCAGATGCGGCGGCAGATCGCGTGACAGGGTGGGGCGCTGCAACACGCCCTGCACATAATGGCGCAGCACATCTTTCAGATCGGTGATGGAGCCGTCATGCATATAGGGTGCGGTACGGCCAATCTCCCGCAGGGTCGGGGTTTTCCAGCTATTGGCCAGTTCGGCATGCCCAACCACACCGCCACGGCCCGGCCCCGTCGCCGGCAGGCCGATATCGTGGAAGGCACCGTCAGTAAAGGCCCAGCCCTTGTGACAGTTGCTGCACGCCGCCTTGCCATCGAACAGGGCGAAGCCGCGCTTGGCAGCGTCAGGGATGGCCGCTTCATCACCCGCGACCCACCGGTCAAAGGGTGTGATGGGCGAAACCAGGGTGCGTTCGAAGATCGCCAGCGACTTGGCAATGTTATCCAGGTTGATCACCGGATCCTGTGGGAAGGCGCGGGCAAAGGCCGCCTCCAGATCCCGGTCACCCTTCAGTTCCGCCGGCAGGGCGGCCAGATCCTGGTTCATCTCGATGGGGTTGGCGATGGGACCCAGGGCCTGCCTTTCCAGGCTGCCGGCCCGCCCATCCCAGAATAGCTGCTCCGCCCAGGCCAAGTTCCAGAGGGTGGGCGTATGCATGGGACCTGCCTGCCCGCCTTCACCCACGGCCCGCGGCCGGGCGTCGGAGAAGCCCTTGGCCGGGTCATGGCAACTGGCACAGGACATCGAATTGCCGCCGGACAGGC from Niveispirillum cyanobacteriorum includes these protein-coding regions:
- a CDS encoding cytochrome c peroxidase produces the protein MAFTLGLAGPRAEADRPGNLSAWSRPDSAPYPADNPFSDAKLELGRRLFNDTRLSGGNSMSCASCHDPAKGFSDARPRAVGEGGQAGPMHTPTLWNLAWAEQLFWDGRAGSLERQALGPIANPIEMNQDLAALPAELKGDRDLEAAFARAFPQDPVINLDNIAKSLAIFERTLVSPITPFDRWVAGDEAAIPDAAKRGFALFDGKAACSNCHKGWAFTDGAFHDIGLPATGPGRGGVVGHAELANSWKTPTLREIGRTAPYMHDGSITDLKDVLRHYVQGVLQRPTLSRDLPPHLDLTDAEQTDILAFLGTLNADPAALPVHVNAVPATDPGPVTAGPAPARLEVTQRDTAFSAAAVRLRKGGTLVIHNEDTRVHNIRVFASDMDYDSGVQDPGQSVEVLFDHQGRFRAVCNIHPKMKMSVEVVE